The following coding sequences lie in one Arachis ipaensis cultivar K30076 chromosome B05, Araip1.1, whole genome shotgun sequence genomic window:
- the LOC107640100 gene encoding uncharacterized protein LOC107640100: protein MWRALKSKNKITFVDGSIQRPPKDDMFFEAWDRCNTQIVSWINHSLNLEIAQSVMWINSAEELWEELRYRYNNGDVYRIAELEEELFATKQGDVSVTTYYTILKSIWEELENLRPISSCSRYLEKCNCELSIMRGYKEESEIVRFLRGLNDHFSTVRSQIMLSKPLPKVDVAFVSLLQQERQLNMNEGMEEKALLVENNAKAGRGSKQCIYCCKNSHLADTCYKSMAFPLISRTMEPWSIIWLLKRTMMK from the coding sequence ATGTGGAGAGCGTTGAAATCCAAGAACAAGATAACATTTGTTGACGGCTCAATCCAAAGACCACCAAAGGATGATATGTTTTTTGAAGCGTGGGACCGTTGCAATACACAAATTGTTTCTTGGATTAATCATTCTTTAAACCTTGAAATTGCTCAAAGCGTAATGTGGATAAACTCAGCTGAGGAATTGTGGGAAGAATTAAGGTACAGATACAATAATGGTGATGTGTATAGGATAGCAGAATTAGAAGAAGAATTGTTTGCAACTAAGCAAGGAGATGTGTCAGTGACTACATACTACACTATACTCAAGTCAATTTGGGAGGAATTGGAGAATTTACGGCCAATTTCGAGCTGCTCAAGGTATCTTGAGAAGTGCAATTGTGAACTAAGCATAATGAGAGGTTACAAAGAAGAATCAGAAATAGTGAGGTTCCTAAGAGGTCTTAATGATCATTTTTCAACTGTAAGGTCTCAGATTATGTTATCGAAGCCATTACCCAAGGTGGATGTAGCTTTTGTGTCTCTTTTACAACAAGAGAGACAGCTGAACATGAACGAAGGAATGGAGGAAAAGGCGCTGCTAGTCGAAAATAATGCAAAAGCTGGACGAGGATCCAAACAATGTATATACTGTTGCAAGAATAGCCACTTGGCAGACACATGCTATAAAAGCATGGCTTTTCCCCTCATTTCAAGAACAATGGAGCCATGGTCAATAATATGGTTGCTGAAGAGAACAATGATGAAGTAA